One Sulfolobus sp. S-194 DNA segment encodes these proteins:
- a CDS encoding inositol monophosphatase family protein codes for MREVLIKITKEIISFLYEEKDKQGIDKIIGKHGNDVTRVIDKKSEELIFDRLNHSGYKFMFVSEESGVVNKENYEYIAIIDPLDGSTNYLNGIPWSSVSIAVYKKGEKDILSSFTGVVGNIFTKKIYSYDENFSYVDDERITTLNPPDKLLIIAYFSRSRLLSVKNFLDSLNVDYKIRSLGSASLDMILVCTGKASIYFDIRGKLRNVDVAASSNFCKKLEIIPRNSRLEEIRVGIEKVEQIQEIILSSDQNLLSSLALSLQKA; via the coding sequence ATGCGAGAGGTTTTAATAAAGATTACAAAGGAAATAATTTCTTTTCTATATGAAGAAAAAGATAAACAAGGTATTGATAAAATTATAGGAAAACATGGAAATGATGTTACTAGGGTTATTGACAAGAAATCAGAAGAATTAATCTTCGATAGACTTAATCACTCTGGATATAAATTTATGTTCGTTTCAGAGGAATCTGGTGTAGTTAATAAGGAAAACTATGAGTATATAGCTATTATTGATCCTTTAGATGGAAGTACAAATTATCTAAATGGAATTCCTTGGTCTTCAGTATCTATAGCAGTTTATAAGAAAGGAGAAAAAGATATTTTGTCTTCTTTTACTGGTGTAGTAGGTAACATATTCACTAAGAAGATATATTCATATGACGAAAATTTTTCCTATGTAGATGACGAAAGAATTACTACTCTTAATCCACCAGACAAACTTCTAATCATAGCGTATTTTTCAAGGTCTAGGCTTTTATCTGTAAAGAACTTTCTTGATTCATTAAATGTTGATTATAAAATAAGAAGTTTAGGGAGCGCATCATTAGATATGATTTTAGTATGTACTGGAAAAGCATCCATTTATTTTGATATTAGAGGAAAATTAAGAAATGTTGATGTAGCAGCTTCTTCTAACTTCTGTAAAAAGCTTGAAATAATTCCTAGGAACTCAAGATTAGAAGAAATAAGAGTAGGAATAGAAAAAGTAGAACAAATACAGGAAATTATTCTTTCTTCAGATCAGAATTTATTGAGTTCACTTGCTCTTTCTTTACAGAAGGCTTAA
- a CDS encoding AAA family ATPase — translation MGVTQFIPLIEVLGAVGVTIILLVLLFRKQTQKFILSDKALQIQQKSQKKKEEIKEKITWDMIGGYDDVKKEIKEYIEIPLKYKEIAKKYGLRPPKGILLFGPPGCGKSLMMRALANEAKINFIYVNVSDIMSKWYGESEARLRELFNNARKNAPCILFFDEIDTIGVKRESHTGDSVTPRLLSLMLSEIDGLQSEDGVIIVGSTNVPHLLDKALLRAGRFDKLIYIGVPDKKSRKEIFLIHCKNMPLGEDVDFDKLAEMTERFTGADIANVCQEVARIAAVEALEKGVERKITLQDFANVIKRYKPSVTLQMLDEYEKFRLDYERKFRGPELPESEDAEKITLNDIGGYEEIKKELYDLLEMQFKYYNLMEQMKIPSIRGILLYGPPGVGKTMMAKALARTLGVRLIMLSGAEILYKGYEGAVSAVKEVFNRARENKPSILLLDELDAIAPKRENQKSEASKIVNQLLTEMDGIRSLKEVVVIGTTNRLEDIDPALKRPGRFDRIIYMPLPNKDERRDIFEKYLGKDVCEQVNCDKLADITEGYSGADIAAVTREAKMKVLKEIIRGNKERKLTYEDLLEALAKVKPSVKKEQVNSINSDLKKE, via the coding sequence ATGGGAGTTACTCAATTTATTCCATTAATAGAGGTTCTTGGTGCTGTTGGAGTCACAATAATCCTCTTGGTTCTCTTATTCAGAAAACAGACTCAAAAGTTCATACTATCAGATAAAGCCCTACAAATACAACAAAAGTCTCAGAAAAAGAAAGAAGAAATTAAAGAAAAAATTACATGGGATATGATTGGTGGATATGATGATGTAAAAAAAGAAATTAAAGAATATATAGAGATCCCACTGAAATATAAGGAAATCGCTAAAAAATATGGATTAAGACCTCCAAAAGGAATTTTACTATTTGGTCCACCCGGCTGTGGAAAGAGCTTAATGATGAGAGCCCTAGCAAATGAGGCAAAAATTAACTTTATTTATGTTAATGTTAGCGATATTATGAGTAAATGGTATGGAGAAAGTGAGGCTAGACTGAGAGAGTTATTTAATAATGCTAGGAAAAATGCACCATGCATATTATTTTTTGATGAAATAGACACAATAGGCGTTAAAAGAGAAAGCCATACTGGTGATTCCGTCACACCTAGATTGCTTTCTCTAATGCTCTCAGAGATAGATGGTTTACAAAGCGAAGATGGGGTTATTATTGTCGGTTCTACTAACGTTCCTCATCTTTTAGATAAAGCACTCTTAAGAGCTGGTAGATTTGATAAATTAATTTATATTGGTGTACCCGATAAAAAATCTAGAAAAGAGATATTTCTCATTCATTGTAAGAATATGCCTTTAGGTGAAGATGTAGACTTTGATAAACTAGCCGAAATGACAGAAAGATTCACGGGAGCCGATATAGCAAATGTATGCCAAGAAGTTGCTAGAATTGCTGCTGTAGAAGCATTAGAAAAGGGAGTAGAAAGAAAAATAACACTACAAGATTTCGCAAACGTAATTAAGAGATATAAACCGAGTGTAACTTTACAAATGCTTGATGAATACGAGAAGTTTAGGCTAGATTACGAGAGAAAGTTTAGAGGACCAGAGTTGCCTGAATCAGAAGATGCTGAAAAAATAACCTTAAATGATATAGGAGGATATGAAGAGATAAAGAAAGAATTATATGACTTGCTAGAAATGCAATTCAAGTACTATAATTTAATGGAACAAATGAAGATTCCATCAATTAGAGGAATATTACTCTACGGTCCACCAGGTGTAGGTAAGACCATGATGGCTAAGGCATTAGCAAGAACTTTAGGAGTTAGATTAATCATGCTAAGCGGGGCAGAAATTCTTTATAAGGGATACGAAGGTGCTGTTTCAGCAGTTAAAGAAGTATTTAACAGAGCTAGAGAGAATAAGCCTTCCATCCTATTATTAGATGAACTTGACGCTATTGCTCCTAAACGTGAAAACCAAAAGTCAGAGGCTTCAAAAATAGTTAACCAACTTTTAACTGAAATGGATGGAATAAGAAGCCTAAAGGAAGTAGTTGTAATAGGAACTACAAATAGATTAGAAGATATTGATCCAGCATTAAAAAGACCAGGTAGATTTGATAGAATAATTTACATGCCATTACCTAATAAGGATGAAAGAAGAGATATATTTGAAAAGTACTTAGGTAAAGATGTATGTGAACAAGTGAATTGTGATAAATTGGCTGACATTACAGAGGGTTATAGTGGAGCTGATATAGCTGCAGTAACCAGAGAAGCAAAAATGAAAGTTTTAAAGGAAATAATAAGAGGAAACAAAGAAAGAAAATTAACTTATGAAGACTTGCTAGAAGCTCTTGCAAAAGTTAAGCCTTCTGTAAAGAAAGAGCAAGTGAACTCAATAAATTCTGATCTGAAGAAAGAATAA
- a CDS encoding NAD(P)/FAD-dependent oxidoreductase: MYDVIIVGGGHNGLVTASYLAKEGLKVAVFERRNVIGGAAVTEELWPGIKVSTASYVFSLFRKKIIDDLRLYDFGLKVYLKDPSLFVPFGKNKSITIWTSTKKTIKEIEKFSKKDAQSYEKLVKILEIFSEIADFLILNKPINFSEAEELFKLFKGLNVDENTALTIARMFFQDGKSFLDEFFESEEVKSALIEDSVVGTYASPSTPGTAYVLLHHNFGEVNGVKGAWGYVEGGMGNVSNALRRVAEYYGAEIFLNSEVDEIIVKNGESKGIKLKNGKTIESKIVVSNADPKTTFLKLLRNAELDEEFIKKVKALKTIGVSFKINGYIEELPDFGNGTSLRPEHIASELIIPSVDYVEKAYLDARNLGYSREPWLSINIPSTVDPTLAPQGKFVFTIFGQYVPYNKDLDKIKDKIAEITIEKVREFAPNFKPIKYELLTPLDIERRFGIWEGNIFHLDMTPDQLYFFRPLIGYSNYRTPIRNLYLCGSGTHPGGGVTGSPGYNAAMEILKDIKH; the protein is encoded by the coding sequence ATTTACGATGTGATAATTGTAGGCGGAGGTCACAATGGTTTAGTTACAGCATCTTACTTAGCGAAAGAAGGTTTAAAAGTTGCAGTATTTGAAAGAAGAAATGTTATAGGTGGGGCAGCAGTAACTGAAGAACTATGGCCTGGAATTAAAGTTTCTACAGCATCATATGTCTTTAGCTTATTTAGAAAAAAGATAATTGACGACTTAAGACTATATGATTTCGGGCTGAAGGTATATTTAAAAGACCCTAGTCTCTTTGTCCCTTTTGGAAAGAACAAGAGCATAACTATTTGGACTTCAACTAAGAAAACAATAAAAGAAATTGAGAAGTTTTCAAAAAAAGATGCCCAGTCTTATGAAAAATTAGTAAAAATTCTGGAAATTTTCTCAGAGATAGCAGATTTCTTAATATTAAATAAACCAATAAACTTCTCTGAAGCAGAGGAATTGTTCAAATTATTCAAAGGTTTAAACGTGGACGAAAACACAGCACTAACTATTGCAAGGATGTTTTTCCAGGATGGGAAATCATTCCTAGATGAATTCTTCGAAAGTGAAGAAGTGAAATCAGCCCTAATAGAAGATTCTGTTGTTGGAACATACGCCTCTCCATCTACTCCCGGGACAGCATATGTATTGCTTCATCATAACTTCGGAGAGGTTAATGGAGTTAAAGGAGCTTGGGGTTATGTAGAAGGAGGAATGGGAAATGTATCCAATGCTCTTAGGAGAGTTGCAGAGTACTATGGTGCAGAAATTTTTCTTAATTCTGAAGTTGACGAGATAATCGTTAAAAATGGCGAGAGTAAAGGAATAAAACTAAAGAATGGAAAAACAATAGAGAGCAAAATAGTTGTCTCTAATGCTGATCCTAAAACTACATTTCTTAAATTGCTTAGAAATGCTGAATTAGATGAAGAATTCATTAAAAAAGTAAAAGCACTTAAGACTATCGGTGTATCATTTAAAATAAACGGATATATAGAGGAACTCCCAGATTTTGGGAATGGAACTTCATTAAGACCAGAGCATATAGCTTCAGAACTAATTATACCCTCTGTAGATTACGTGGAAAAAGCATATTTAGATGCAAGAAACTTGGGCTATTCTAGGGAACCATGGTTATCAATTAATATCCCATCAACTGTAGATCCTACATTAGCACCTCAAGGAAAGTTTGTCTTCACAATTTTTGGACAATATGTACCTTATAATAAAGATCTCGATAAAATTAAGGATAAAATAGCAGAAATCACAATTGAAAAAGTTAGAGAATTTGCACCCAACTTTAAGCCCATTAAATACGAACTATTAACACCCCTAGATATTGAAAGGAGATTTGGAATATGGGAAGGGAATATATTTCATCTTGATATGACACCAGACCAATTATACTTCTTTAGACCTCTGATAGGATATTCTAATTATAGAACTCCAATAAGAAATTTATATCTTTGTGGATCTGGGACTCATCCAGGTGGTGGAGTTACTGGATCACCAGGATATAACGCAGCTATGGAGATTTTGAAAGACATAAAACATTGA
- a CDS encoding alkaline phosphatase family protein: MSFIYPDYMGNSIYNLACGIADFIGVKRECKGNKLNISGKKLALVLLDGLGYNMLKSVGLESEKRITTVFPSTTSTVLTTLFTAQLPGEHGILGYNTLSKRLGGIANALRFTYPAVGNRDTVTENIKFSSAFPNVKSYLTEVKDKKTAEVIPKGIDNTEFTLATHGKVSTTKTYVTYWDALYEFANILQDYDFVYFYMPDIDTLAHKYGPSSLPVKQAIKEIFEGVKQIASHHKDYIFVITADHGHVEVSSHILLNQDTELLEMLYLPPYGDSRALFFLTKFDLKTYLYHKYPELKVFEKTDFERLVGTENINADFIAVPSDNKAYIYSFKDQTDDYAKLKGHHGGLSEDEMYVPLVILNG, translated from the coding sequence ATGAGTTTCATTTACCCAGATTATATGGGAAATAGCATTTATAATCTTGCTTGTGGTATAGCTGATTTTATTGGAGTAAAGAGGGAATGTAAAGGAAATAAGTTAAATATTTCTGGTAAAAAATTGGCATTAGTTCTTCTTGATGGCCTAGGTTACAACATGTTAAAATCTGTAGGTCTTGAGAGCGAAAAAAGGATAACTACTGTTTTTCCTTCAACTACATCAACAGTATTAACCACATTATTTACGGCACAATTACCTGGTGAACATGGCATTTTAGGCTATAATACTTTGTCAAAGAGGCTAGGAGGAATAGCCAACGCTCTTAGATTCACTTATCCAGCAGTTGGGAATAGGGATACAGTAACTGAAAATATCAAATTTTCGAGCGCATTTCCAAATGTTAAAAGCTACTTAACTGAAGTAAAAGATAAAAAGACCGCAGAAGTCATACCTAAAGGTATTGATAATACTGAATTTACATTAGCAACCCATGGAAAAGTGTCTACAACAAAAACATATGTGACATACTGGGATGCACTATATGAGTTTGCTAATATACTTCAAGATTACGATTTTGTCTATTTTTACATGCCAGATATAGATACTTTAGCTCATAAATATGGTCCTTCATCTTTACCAGTAAAGCAAGCTATAAAGGAAATTTTTGAAGGAGTTAAACAAATAGCTTCGCATCATAAAGATTATATATTCGTTATTACAGCTGATCATGGTCATGTTGAAGTATCTTCTCATATATTGTTAAACCAAGATACTGAACTTCTAGAGATGTTATATTTACCTCCGTATGGAGATTCAAGAGCTTTGTTTTTCTTAACAAAATTTGATTTAAAGACATATCTCTATCATAAGTACCCCGAATTAAAAGTTTTTGAAAAGACTGATTTTGAAAGACTTGTAGGTACAGAGAATATAAATGCTGATTTTATAGCTGTACCCTCGGATAACAAAGCGTATATATACTCCTTTAAAGATCAAACAGATGACTACGCAAAATTAAAAGGTCATCATGGTGGTTTATCTGAAGACGAAATGTATGTTCCTCTGGTGATACTAAATGGTTGA
- a CDS encoding phosphoribosyltransferase, with protein sequence MVEYYVPKWEEIEEGILDVVEKMVNDDFVPDVIVAILTGGVIPAKLVADALGIRNIKYIDIKFYKGVESRERKPVIKAVYVDNLENKKVLIIDDVADTGETLDAVGNIITMYNPSLIRSATVYVKPWSRKYPDYYYKILDKWIIFPWDKWEVVRENTNAPIDKKEKYFDILRKLRK encoded by the coding sequence ATGGTTGAATATTATGTACCTAAATGGGAAGAAATAGAAGAAGGGATTTTAGATGTTGTAGAGAAAATGGTTAACGATGATTTTGTACCGGACGTTATTGTCGCTATCTTAACTGGTGGAGTAATACCAGCTAAATTAGTCGCAGACGCATTAGGGATTAGAAATATAAAATATATAGACATAAAATTCTATAAAGGAGTTGAATCTAGAGAAAGAAAACCGGTAATAAAAGCCGTTTATGTAGATAACTTAGAAAATAAGAAGGTTTTAATAATAGATGATGTAGCAGATACTGGTGAAACATTAGATGCTGTAGGTAACATCATAACTATGTATAACCCTTCTCTCATTAGATCAGCTACGGTATATGTAAAACCCTGGTCTAGAAAATATCCCGATTATTATTATAAAATATTAGATAAATGGATTATTTTCCCATGGGATAAATGGGAAGTAGTAAGAGAAAACACAAATGCACCAATAGATAAAAAGGAAAAATATTTTGACATTTTGAGAAAACTTAGAAAATAG